A section of the Castanea sativa cultivar Marrone di Chiusa Pesio chromosome 12, ASM4071231v1 genome encodes:
- the LOC142619782 gene encoding mitochondrial uncoupling protein 4-like: protein MGVKGFVEGGIASIVAGCSTHPLDLIKVRMQLQGEKVHAPAPQPIHNLRPAFAFNNLHVPHAPSLSLPPPPPPRASAGPISVGMKIVQTEGLAALYSGVSATVLRQTLYSTTRMGLYDVLKTKWAHKETGYLSLPHKIGAGLIAGAIGAAVGNPADVAMVRMQADGRLPMAQRRNYKGVSDAISQMAKQEGVASLWRGSALTVNRAMIVTASQLASYDQFKEMIIEKHVMNDGLGTHVTASFAAGFVASVASNPVDVIKTRVMNMKVEPGSVPPYSGALDCALKTVRAEGPMALYKGFIPTISRQGPFTVVLFVTLEQVRKLLKEF, encoded by the coding sequence ATGGGTGTCAAGGGATTTGTCGAGGGTGGCATTGCATCCATTGTCGCAGGATGTTCCACTCACCCACTAGATCTAATCAAAGTCCGCATGCAACTCCAGGGTGAGAAAGTTCACGCGCCTGCCCCACAGCCAATCCACAATCTCCGTCCAGCTTTCGCTTTCAACAACCTCCACGTCCCACACGCGCCATCCCTATCACTACCACCGCCGCCACCTCCACGCGCCTCCGCCGGACCCATTTCCGTGGGCATGAAAATCGTCCAAACCGAAGGCCTCGCCGCCTTGTACTCCGGCGTCTCCGCCACCGTGCTCCGCCAAACACTCTACTCCACCACCAGAATGGGCCTCTACGACGTGCTCAAAACCAAGTGGGCCCACAAGGAAACGGGCTACCTCTCGCTGCCCCACAAAATCGGAGCCGGCTTGATAGCCGGCGCAATCGGCGCGGCTGTGGGGAACCCAGCCGACGTGGCTATGGTTCGAATGCAAGCCGATGGTCGGCTCCCAATGGCTCAGCGCCGAAACTACAAGGGCGTGAGCGACGCGATTTCCCAAATGGCTAAGCAAGAAGGCGTGGCTAGCTTGTGGCGCGGCTCGGCTCTAACGGTAAACCGAGCCATGATCGTGACGGCCTCGCAGCTAGCCTCGTACGACCAGTTTAAGGAAATGATTATCGAAAAACACGTCATGAACGACGGTCTCGGGACGCACGTGACGGCGAGTTTCGCGGCGGGATTTGTGGCCTCCGTTGCGTCGAATCCAGTCGACGTGATCAAGACACGTGTCATGAACATGAAGGTGGAGCCCGGGTCGGTCCCACCGTACAGTGGGGCCCTAGATTGTGCTCTGAAGACTGTGAGAGCTGAGGGACCCATGGCCCTTTATAAAGGGTTTATACCCACAATTTCTAGGCAAGGGCCTTTTACTGTGGTCCTGTTTGTGACACTTGAGCAAGTTAGGAAGTTGCTTAAGGAGTTTTGA
- the LOC142619192 gene encoding L10-interacting MYB domain-containing protein-like has protein sequence MLILSPLPSPYIYTQSSASKLINFIRIGSSLFLLCFVHHRSSSQFQMGKSSQNSSNVRAQWPSRVTTIFCEACVDEVFKGNRPNTHFSKKGWTNIIATFEKKTRKEYPRAKYKHKWDSLKKDWVLWNKLKGSETGLGWDAAKGTIAATDEWWERKLMEVPEAAKFREKGLENIDLLDIMFKDIAATGNLAWAPTSGVLPDDLETPKEGLGDTSADSSSPNDDDDVHEDETPNLTQPPNPTQKKGKKRVLPSSTQSKGKKGGTALQLTQQLSRICDVVELRNSAFLVEPSSTIRNVMERVCTLDGIEKGSELYLMAARIFQKREKREMFVVMEEPYLQLKFLQEEARLSGGHYFGT, from the exons ATGCTTATCCTCAGTCCGCTCCCttcaccatatatatatactcagTCCTCTGCCTCTAAACTCATCAATTTCATAAGGATTGGCTCTTCGTTGTTTTTGCTCTGCTTTGTTCATCATCGTTCTTCATCGCAATTCCAG ATGGGTAAGTCATCCCAAAATAGCTCAAATGTTAGAGCTCAATGGCCATCAAGAGTAACAACTATCTTTTGCGAAGCTTGTGTGGATGAGGTATTTAAGGGTAATCGACCTAATACCCACTTTAGTAAAAAGGGTTGGACAAATATTATAGCaacttttgaaaagaaaactagaaAGGAATATCCTAGGGCGAAGTATAAGCATAAATGGGatagtttgaagaaagattggGTACTTTGGAATAAGTTGAAGGGAAGTGAAACTGGATTGGGATGGGATGCAGCCAAAGGAACAATAGCTGCAACTGATGAGTGGTGGGAGAGGAAACTAATG GAGGTTCCTGAAGCTGCAAAATTTCGAGAGAAAGGTTTGGAGAATATTGACTTATTAGATATCATGTTTAAGGACATTGCAGCCACAGGAAATTTAGCATGGGCGCCCACTTCAGGTGTGTTACCTGATGATCTTGAGACGCCTAAGGAGGGGTTAGGTGATACTTCTGCTGACTCATCTTCtccaaatgatgatgatgacgttCATGAAGATGAGACTCCTAATCTCACACAACCACCTAACCCAacacaaaagaaaggaaagaagcgAGTTTTACCATCATCCACACAGAGCAAAGGGAAGAAAGGAGGAACTGCATTACAGTTGACACAACAGCTTAGTCGTATTTGTGATGTTGTGGAGTTAAGGAACTCAGCTTTTTTAGTGGAGCCAAGTAGTACTATTCGTAATGTCATGGAACGCGTGTGCACCTTAGATGGCATTGAGAAGGGTTCCGAACTCTACCTCATGGCAGCACGTATTTTTCAGAAacgagagaagagagagatgtTTGTCGTGATGGAAGAACCATATTTACAACTTAAGTTTCTGCAAGAGGAGGCAAGATTGTCAGGAGGGCACTACTTTGGCACTTAg
- the LOC142618874 gene encoding putative pectinesterase/pectinesterase inhibitor 41, producing the protein MTSSNKLLFSLILVLSFLSSPSFADDPLNTPVSSGTICKSTPDPSYCKSVLPNNHTANVYDYGRFSVHKSLSQSYKFLKLVDKYLRHSSTLSRTAILALKDCYSLAQLNINFLSSSFDTVSNTNDTLSSSKAEDIQTLLSAILTNQDTCLDGLKATASAWSVKNGLSVPLSNDTKLYSVSLALFTKGWVPRKKKGTWHPKKKHINKAVIYESMSRRKLVQIGKDEEVLVREVVVVNKNGSGNFTTINDAINAAPNNSAASDGYFLIYVTAGVYQEYLSIATNKPYLLMIGDGVNQTIITGNRSVVDGWTTMSSATFTVRGQGFMAMNITFRNTAGAIKQQAVAVLNMADLSTFYSCSFEAYQDTLFAHSLRQFYRDCDVYGTVDFIFGNAAAVFQNNNFYARLPVKGQFNPITAQGRTDPNQNTGISIHNCTIRAADDLASSNFPVKTYLGRPWKQYSRTVYVQSFMDSLVEPAGWHYWNGDFGLDTLYYAEYNNRGPGSNTTTRVTWPGYHVINATDAANFTVSNFLLGDHWLPQTGVPYNGGLI; encoded by the exons ATGACTTCTTCTAATAAGCTCTTGTTCTCTCTCATTCtcgttctttcttttcttagcTCTCCATCTTTTGCTGATGACCCTCTGAACACTCCTGTCTCTTCAGGAACCATTTGCAAGTCTACCCCAGACCCTTCTTATTGCAAATCTGTGCTGCCTAATAACCACACAGCCAATGTCTATGACTATGGCAGGTTTTCTGTCCATAAATCACTATCCCAATCCTACAAGTTTCTTAAACTAGTGGATAAGTACCTTAGACACAGTTCCACTTTGTCAAGAACTGCAATCCTTGCTCTTAAGGATTGTTATTCACTTGCTCAGCTGAACATAAACTTCTTATCAAGCTCTTTTGATACCGTGAGTAACACTAATGACACTCTATCTAGCTCCAAAGCTGAGGACATCCAAACCTTGCTTAGTGCCATTTTAACCAACCAAGATACTTGCTTGGATGGCCTTAAAGCCACAGCTTCAGCTTGGAGTGTGAAAAATGGTCTCTCAGTTCCACTCTCTAACGACACTAAATTGTACAGTGTCTCTCTAGCTCTCTTTACCAAAGGTTGGGTTCCAAGAAAGAAGAAGGGGACATGGCACCCAAAGAAGAAACATATCAATAAGGCAGTGATTTATGAGTCAATGAGTCGGAGAAAACTCGTTCAGATAGGTAAGGATGAAGAGGTTCTGGTAAGAGAAGTGGTGGTTGTGAACAAAAATGGAAGTGGGAATTTCACCACCATCAATGATGCCATTAATGCGGCACCAAATAACTCTGCTGCTAGTGATGGATACTTCTTGATTTATGTCACTGCTGGTGTTTACCAAGAGTACTTGTCAATTGCAACAAACAAGCCTTATTTGTTGATGATTGGAGATGGTGTTAATCAAACAATAATCACAGGCAACCGAAGCGTGGTAGATGGGTGGACAACTATGAGCTCTGCAACTTTCA CTGTGAGGGGACAGGGGTTTATGGCAATGAACATTACTTTCCGTAATACAGCAGGAGCAATCAAGCAGCAAGCAGTTGCTGTACTTAACATGGCTGATTTGTCCACATTTTATAGCTGCAGCTTTGAAGCGTACCAAGACACCTTATTTGCACATTCCCTAAGGCAATTCTATAGAGATTGTGATGTATATGGGACAGTAGATTTCATATTTGGGAACGCTGCTGCTGTTTTCCAAAACAACAATTTCTATGCCCGGTTGCCAGTTAAAGGACAATTCAATCCCATCACTGCTCAAGGCCGAACAGACCCGAATCAAAACACGGGTATTTCAATCCATAATTGTACAATTAGAGCTGCAGATGATTTGGCTTCAAGCAATTTCCCAGTGAAGACATATCTAGGGAGGCCATGGAAGCAGTATTCTAGGACCGTTTATGTTCAATCTTTCATGGATAGTTTGGTAGAACCTGCTGGTTGGCATTATTGGAATGGAGATTTTGGGCTAGACACATTATATTATGCTGAGTATAACAATAGAGGCCCTGGTTCCAACACTACAACAAGAGTTACATGGCCTGGATACCATGTGATTAATGCTACAGATGCTGCTAATTTTACTGTTTCCAACTTCTTGCTTGGGGATCATTGGTTGCCTCAAACTGGAGTGCCTTACAATGGTGGCTTAATATGA